One Aquarana catesbeiana isolate 2022-GZ linkage group LG11, ASM4218655v1, whole genome shotgun sequence genomic window carries:
- the PDCD2L gene encoding programmed cell death protein 2-like isoform X1 has protein sequence MMDLKLQCDSVSRLINGWHRFLVALLMSEVMALASEQKVLLGFKDAALEDKSSSWDVSKIGGLPDPPPHVTLSFPACPLCSAPLCHVVQVYCPLEGSLFHRVIHVFACRRKSCWGKPESWVAFRSQSLEGHNPQVTEVSSQQENKMVTTDWCDEADNWGMDDNDAESLIAPAVSHGASEPTEVPSTDWTSQLQNLSLSDASQTVQSNDIFRSYYMAVAEEEECEWDADLHHARRLLQEYEKREASFVEQSESCDVKGVGEKYEKSDLESRDLMFYKFLKKIAPCQQQILRYSWNGQPLCISPLDATPQPQPCPRCGGRRIFEFQLMPALVTMLQGAKTDLLLEFGTVLIFTCERSCWEASDRTPVHEFCIVQEDPDQKYFN, from the exons atgatggatctgaaattacag TGTGATTCTGTTTCCCGGCTGATAAATGGATGGCACAGATTTTTGGTGGCTTTACTGATGTCTGAAGTGATGGCGCTCGCCAGTGAGCAGAAAGTCCTCCTGGGATTTAAAGATGCGGCTTTAGAAGATAAATCTTCCTCCTGGGATGTCAGCAAGATAGGTGGGCTGCCG GACCCACCGCCACATGTGACGCTCTCCTTTCCTGCTTGTCCTCTGTGCTCCGCTCCCCTGTGCCATGTTGTACAGGTATACTGCCCCCTGGAGGGCTCTCTCTTCCACCGTGTCATCCATGTATTTGCATGCAGAAGGAAGTCCTGCTGGGGGAAACCTGAAAG TTGGGTGGCCTTCCGATCCCAAAGCCTTGAAGGACATAATCCACAAGTCACAGAGGTCTCATCACAGCAG GAAAACAAGATGGTCACTACAGACTGGTGTGATGAGGCTGATAACTGGGGAATGGATGACAATGATGCTGAATCTCTGATAGCACCTGCAGTATCACATGGAGCAAGCGAACCCACAGAAGTCCCATCCACAGACTGGACATCTCAGCTCCAGAACCTCTCACTCTCTGATGCGTCTCAGACGGTACAGTCTAATGACATCTTTCGGTCTTATTATATGGCAGTGGCAGAAGAGGAAGAGTGTGAATGGGACGCAGATCTGCATCATGCCCGTCGGCTACTACAGGAGTATGAGAAAAGAGAGGCATCCTTCGTGGAGCAGTCGGAGAG CTGTGACGTGAAAGGAGTGGGTGAGAAATATGAGAAGAGTGACCTGGAGAGTCGAGACCTCATGTTCTACAAGTTCCTAAAGAAGATCGCTCCTTGCCAACAACAAATTCTCAG ATACTCTTGGAATGGCCAACCTTTATGTATAAGCCCCTTGGATGCCACACCCCAGCCTCAGCCATGTCCACGATGTGGGGGCAGAAGAATATTTGAGTTCCAGTTAATGCCAGCTCTTGTAACAATGCTACAGGGAGCTAAAACTG atttactGTTGGAGTTTGGGACAGTTCTCATTTTCACCTGTGAGAGGAGCTGTTGGGAAGCAAGTGATAGGACACCAGTACACGAATTCTGCATCGTGCAGGAGGATCCAGACCAGAAATATTTTAACTAG
- the PDCD2L gene encoding programmed cell death protein 2-like isoform X2, which translates to MSEVMALASEQKVLLGFKDAALEDKSSSWDVSKIGGLPDPPPHVTLSFPACPLCSAPLCHVVQVYCPLEGSLFHRVIHVFACRRKSCWGKPESWVAFRSQSLEGHNPQVTEVSSQQENKMVTTDWCDEADNWGMDDNDAESLIAPAVSHGASEPTEVPSTDWTSQLQNLSLSDASQTVQSNDIFRSYYMAVAEEEECEWDADLHHARRLLQEYEKREASFVEQSESCDVKGVGEKYEKSDLESRDLMFYKFLKKIAPCQQQILRYSWNGQPLCISPLDATPQPQPCPRCGGRRIFEFQLMPALVTMLQGAKTDLLLEFGTVLIFTCERSCWEASDRTPVHEFCIVQEDPDQKYFN; encoded by the exons ATGTCTGAAGTGATGGCGCTCGCCAGTGAGCAGAAAGTCCTCCTGGGATTTAAAGATGCGGCTTTAGAAGATAAATCTTCCTCCTGGGATGTCAGCAAGATAGGTGGGCTGCCG GACCCACCGCCACATGTGACGCTCTCCTTTCCTGCTTGTCCTCTGTGCTCCGCTCCCCTGTGCCATGTTGTACAGGTATACTGCCCCCTGGAGGGCTCTCTCTTCCACCGTGTCATCCATGTATTTGCATGCAGAAGGAAGTCCTGCTGGGGGAAACCTGAAAG TTGGGTGGCCTTCCGATCCCAAAGCCTTGAAGGACATAATCCACAAGTCACAGAGGTCTCATCACAGCAG GAAAACAAGATGGTCACTACAGACTGGTGTGATGAGGCTGATAACTGGGGAATGGATGACAATGATGCTGAATCTCTGATAGCACCTGCAGTATCACATGGAGCAAGCGAACCCACAGAAGTCCCATCCACAGACTGGACATCTCAGCTCCAGAACCTCTCACTCTCTGATGCGTCTCAGACGGTACAGTCTAATGACATCTTTCGGTCTTATTATATGGCAGTGGCAGAAGAGGAAGAGTGTGAATGGGACGCAGATCTGCATCATGCCCGTCGGCTACTACAGGAGTATGAGAAAAGAGAGGCATCCTTCGTGGAGCAGTCGGAGAG CTGTGACGTGAAAGGAGTGGGTGAGAAATATGAGAAGAGTGACCTGGAGAGTCGAGACCTCATGTTCTACAAGTTCCTAAAGAAGATCGCTCCTTGCCAACAACAAATTCTCAG ATACTCTTGGAATGGCCAACCTTTATGTATAAGCCCCTTGGATGCCACACCCCAGCCTCAGCCATGTCCACGATGTGGGGGCAGAAGAATATTTGAGTTCCAGTTAATGCCAGCTCTTGTAACAATGCTACAGGGAGCTAAAACTG atttactGTTGGAGTTTGGGACAGTTCTCATTTTCACCTGTGAGAGGAGCTGTTGGGAAGCAAGTGATAGGACACCAGTACACGAATTCTGCATCGTGCAGGAGGATCCAGACCAGAAATATTTTAACTAG